AACTTCTGTCTTCAGCACAACATCAATTTCTTCATAAATAGCTCTGGAAGAGGAGGAGTAGGATGACTCCTACATCACATTTCATTTTGACAAATGGCACCAGGGAAATCCTGCCCGAAGTTTACAGTGTAGCTTCCCTTGCAGGATGCCCAGGTCTCCATGGAAACAAAGAGCCAACCCTGCCCTGATTATCTGATTGTACATTTAATGAGGAACCTCTGGATACTGTCACTTTTGTTCAAACAAGTTTGGGAACAGGACTGCAGAACACAAAAGTCAAGGGCACCACTGTGCAATTACTgcactaattaaaaaaaaaaaacaatggaaGTTTTGTTGAGATTTCCCTATCTCAGAAATAAGTTTTGTACAGATaggtcaattttttttttttttttttttgcaatttacTGTTAGAAAGGGGAGTTCTGCCATCTGTTAGGTTTTGTATTAGTTTGCTGTCTCACTATTTTGGTTTTCTGGAGAGACACAGCATCCATTCCCTTCTGtagtttatatttaaattaaggatttttttttcatatgcagTAGAAAAacactcttaaaaaaaaaacaattgctATGAACAGGAATTCATATTGTTACTTTGTTCCAGAACTACCTGTGCTGAAGTTCAATCAGCCACCTCCAGCAGGACCCTGACTATATTTCCTTCACCTTTCTATATCACTGGATAAGATTTTAGTAATTTTGATAGAGCATTACTCTTCCATTTTTTACAGATGCCAGTTAGTGAACACACTATAGTTTATTCCTTAATTGGTTATGCCAGAAATATTTGAAGAAATCATACAAGATGCAGCCACTGCCATTTACATCAATGATGCAGCTGGTCAGTCAACTCAGCCTAAGTGGAGTGGTCTGGCTTTCCTCTCAGAAGAAAAGGCATTTTGCCTTTGGTAACACAGAATtgtaaaattctattttaaatgtTACTTACTCAGTGGGAGCCAAGGGATCGAATTCCATTATCTCGTAGTAATGAGGTGACTGTGACTTGTTCTTTGATGTAGCTGTAGAATAAAGAGAGACACACACTCAGATTCAAATGAGAATGAAAAGCAGGATTACTGCATGTTTTTTGTGTCTTCCCAAAAGTAGCACATTATCTGCTATGGATTCAGCTGCTTTACATGCTAAAATGGACAGATGTGTAATGGACTCCATGAGCAATATGACTTTGTCAATGCCTGTTGCTGTTCCTAGTCACTGACAGCCGTTATGTAAAGGCTTTAAGTTCTAACAAGAAAAGGAAGCATGAAAGAGGTGATTTGCAGTATTTATTACCTGCTGGTGATGGTCCATTTGATGGCACAATCTGTCCAGCCTGCAGACTTATTGGGTTCAGAGGCACTGGGCTTAAAAGAGTCGTCAACTGAGGACATCAAGCAAAACAATGCATAAACAGATTGTTCCACGAGGACTGGTTTGACCTAACTTACATAATTGCTGGCTTATCTTTAAACTCTCTGACTACTGCAGGTAAAATTCCAAGGCCAACAGTTAGCAACCCAATTAATCTTCATTCTCCACACAACCTTCAAAGCAACACTTAGTCTTCTACAGCACATGTGTATAATTTACTTCTGTGTGACTTGTTCCACCACACAGATTCAAAcatctgcttttatttgcagtttAAAATAAGGACTATGCATGTTTGTTTGGGAGCTGCTTCTAATCTTTTCTATTTCATACTGCCTTCATAACATTATCTCAAAGTCCCTTCAGGCTCTTTCCATTCCTTCTGTCATGGGTGTTTCTCTGCAGCATGACATTTGTCCTGCACTGTACTTGGGGTTTAAGTGACTTTTTCGTGGGCTGTGTTTTTGTGGGGGCTTtgcaggttttggtttttttttttatgtttgtttttaatatctTATTTGTGATAGAAAGTACACCACAGTAACATCATGGCAACAGGAGGAGAGCTCAGCTTGCTTTGCATAGCAACAAATTAAATAATAGAGCAAGAGCTTTCTGCAAATTCCCCTGGGATTGTGCTGGACCCAAGGAAACAGGCCTCCACATTAGGATCTGTGGCAGCAAAAGAGGAAAGTTGACCTGGTTGCCAAGTAGAATATTCCCTGAGGTATGGAGAACAGCCACAAAAGAGATCTTTGCATCTTTGCAGTTGGGGTAAATCCAGAAGTTCTCATTTGACAGCTGCCAGACAAGAATGATCATCCCGAACATAAGTATTACTCACATTGCTATAGATGTTCACATTGCTGTATGTGTGTCCAGCTGGGCTGCTTAAACTATTGTTTTGTGCTTCAGCTGCAAATCTAGGAGAGAGCAATACATTGAATATAAGTAAGAAACTATCAAAACTGTTTATTCTGATTGTTCCAACATTTTTTTGGCTGGTCAGTCTTTCCTGTGTGTTACAACTGAGAGCAGCATGGGCAGATGGACCAGTGGCCCATGCACACGAATTATAAAGACACCTCCCCTGTCTTGAACCCTTTTCCTGACCTGTTTCACGTTTCTCCCTTGCCCTGCCAAAAGTCAGCTACATTTATGTCTGTCTATGACAAAACAGTGATGCAGGCGTAAGTGTATTTTGAACCCTCTCAAACAATGTCAAGCACAGAAGGAATTTGCACTTGTTTTACTGAACTAATATGTAAAAGTAGTAAGTCTGTGTCCTCAGAGATTCTTATATTCATTAGATGGATTATAGAGCACTAATACCCCTAAGGATCTGTAATCCATTCCCATTCCTTGATAAGAGACTACTCACGGGGACTGATGAGCTTTTGTAGGAGTTGCTGAATCCAGCTGTGGGTAAATTGATGGATGAGACCTGGTTTTATCTTCAGGGTGTGCAGATAGGCCATCTGAAATTCAAAGTGATAATTAATGGTAATTTAAACATTATTATGCAAAAGTAGCTACTTGTACTTTGAGCACTAAAAGAGTAAAGTTTTTCTTTGGAAGGCCTACACAGCTCTGAAATGGATTGCTGTTTACCACATGAAAGGCAAAGTTTTAATGACTCTGAAAAGTCTTAGATCCAAGGTATTTATCTCTATATTTACAGCATCAGCAGAGCTCTACATGACAGATACCACTTAAAACTCTTGCTGGTATTTTGTAAAGGATTAAAATTGAAATCTAGGGATTTATTCGCAGGGGGACATTCACACCTTTAGCTTTAGTATATGGACTTCTCTAAAGCAGGTAAAGGAGGGGCTTCTGCAAATAGTAATTCAGGGTACTTGAAGCCAAGTCCTTCTAACACTCCTGAAAAAACTCCTGTTTCCTCCTGCCAAGTCTACAGAACAAGCAGCTACCAGAGTGTTTTACAGGCTCACTGCAGTAGAAAACAGAGCATATTCTACTACTCAAATCTATGTAAAAGGGGAGAAAGATTactgtaaaaaaattacatgaaaCCTTACAATATCTTACAATTTTGTTCCTATGGGCACATTTCAATTCTCCTTTTAGGAAAATTTAAAGAACAACCTTAAAGTTAAggagtataattttttttttttctttcttacaagGAACTTCTTGATTCCTCCACTAAGCTCTTGTGGGTTTTAGGGAACCAGAGTGGAAGGGAACTTCCTTCACCACTTACTTGCTGAAGGAGACACTGCAGGGTCCCTTTGCAGCACTGCAGATCCAGAAGATGGAGAATCTATGGAGAGGCCAAGTAGATCACTTGAGGGAGCAGATGGCTGTTTCCTGTACAGCTTAACATTTGAAAAAGAATAAGTTACAAggggtttttcctgctgttttgttttttttaaggaatttgcattgtttttttaaacttgcatAGTTTTAAGCAAATCGCTGTTTTCGCAAAACATTAACTTTTAAAATCGTAATATTAAAAATTGTTAAGTATAAGAGAAGATCaggactctgtgtgtgtgaaatttagctaatgaaataaaatacgCATTTCAGAAAAGATCAATTTCAAAAAGTAAAGAAAACCAGTTCTGAAGTAGAAAATAGGAAGGATTCAATTCTATAAAGCCATTCTGAACGTTTAGATACAGGTTTGATATTGATTTTCTGATCAATCCTGTACAATTCTTTTCATGCTACTTACTTGTGTTAATGAGATTTGATATGTACTTAGGAGATTGATTTTTTCCAGTCCCTTTTtggatagaaaaaaaatcaaaaccacaatAATGTTTCCTAGGACACAGAAAAGAGCTCCCTTCCTTTCTCCCGTGAATGTGCTGGAATTTAAAACATAGCCAGCCAAAGGTTTAATAAAACCACATGCTTGAATCACACAGGTTTGGTAACAccagatgaaaaataaatgaataaaagatGATGCATTTTAAACTCAGAGTCTGcttaataatataaaaatgcaCAGACTGCACCATTTGGACCCAACAGTGGATCCATCAAGCAAAACCACCCACCTACATAATCAGAATGTAGTAATAGTGGCTTTTCAAGGAAAACAAGACCATCTTCTacctttttttaataattgtcAGCAGTATTTCAGCATTCACAACGCATTTTCACGTTGAGTCCAAGATGACTGTACAATTATGGCTTAGAAGAAGGCAAAACATGTGCAAAACTACTTTGGGCAATATAATTAACAACCATAATTATCAATCAATAAAGGACAGTCATTAAAGATTTGCTACAAGCCATTATTCACAATTCAGAAAAAGCTTtgactcaggaaaaaaaatcaatagaagAAGTGAATTCTCAAAGTGCAGCAGTATTTCAGTCTCTGGATCATTAAcaggaaacaaatgaaaagaacCTATGGTTTCTCATTTTTTGCATGGCAGATAATTGTGCTTAGCTGGAGAGGCAATAAATCAGCATTTGAATAAAtctctctctcatttttcaTGCCCAAGCTTCCCTCTTGCATTTGACATTATTTTCTACTTTAGCTACATGAATTTGCATGAAATTCTGCAACTGAGACTTTAGAAAAATCAGTAAGAGTAGCGTCACTCTGCCGTCTCCTGGTACCTCTCAACCAGAGAATAAAATTCTGCATGTATCAGAAGTGTATTTTTCTCAAGGCAGAGCAAAAGGAATGTTCACaatcctgcagctcaggagctcATCCTTAATTACCTCCTCCCGCTCCCGCTGTATCCTCTGGTTCTCCAGGAAGCGAACTCTGTTCCGTGAGAACCTGTGGAGAGTTAAATGTTCATTCTTACATTCCCGTGCTGTGCTTCAGAAGAATATGAAACCAGTTATAACCAACTTTTGATTCTCAAAAGGCTCCAGAGGCACCAAACAAGCACTCCAGGCGCTGTCTCTGGGGCACCTGGCTTTATGGGCAATCTGACTCCCATTCCAGGGCTGTGGTCCTGCTATCTCCTATGACCAACACCAGCTGGTTTTTTCCTGGCCCCACATTTGGAGACAGCCATCTGCTTGTTCCTAAACAAACCCAAGGCTCCTCTGGCAGTGGTTTGTTCTCGGATGAGAACAGGTGAAAAGTCTCTGTTTCAGCCCGCACATTCAAAGAATGAGTTGGAGTTCTTCGATTCTGGGTCTCAgagttgtttattgtatcttatctataaaattctttctcctgccctgccaaggtctgtccagcaggacagttccaggcacactgactGCCCTCGGGGCGGTGTTATCTCTGTATACTACAAACTATGTATaacatgtttacaattactttccaatacctatcacctataggtagacagtgagcttctactctaaaccaatccaaaagtgccaacattaCAGAAGAAGATGGaggtagagaagaagaagaaaggctggacacggcCAAGTCTCCCCATCTTGTTCCCAAAACCCctattctaaaaaccccaaaatctactttttcacctagtgataattttattattacgCTGCTTAaacttctgtggctttcaggTCTTCATACAAAGATGataatttgctccacgggtcataatcaaacccacaggtgttctgggctgtgtgccagggtctctgagccccctggcaggggtcccaGCAACTCTGGACTCCCAAAGGGATGCACTGAGTCCTGACAGTTTGTCTCTGCTCACACGAGGCAGGTAACTGAACATCCACTGTGCCAAATCCAATTCCCTCTGACCAGAACACTTCCAGCTGAGTCCCAGGAAGCCTTCTGTCCTCAGAGTTCTGGGCATTCCCTCATGCCCTCCCAGGACAACCCACACGCCTGTTGTGGCACACAGCCCTTtgcaggaattttttaaaaaaatggaaacaaaaaaaatttccatctgcataaatatgtattttctagGAGTGATAACAGTGCTGTTGTGGGTCCAGAGCAGACCCACACAGGTGACACTGAACATCTGGAAGGTCACTGTGTTTCAGCACCAGGAGCCCTGAGTTGCCTGGACAGATGTACGGACAGTTTATCCAACTGCATTTGCTATTCAGGGTCACTGTACTAGGGAGGCCCAGAAAAAGAGTATAGATAAATAAAGAAACAGCAGTAAAAAAACCTTTCCAACTGCAGAGCAGAAAGTATTTATGTGAAATCAAGAAAGAACCAAGAAGCTGCAGACACTAGAGGGAGGCACTGTTACACACATGAGCTGTTGGCTGCACAGCTGAGATTGCTCTGGATTTAATTTGGATTCTACATTAAttatcagaaacagaaaatgcagcacAACTCATCCTCCAACAACATGCACAGTGTGAAACCAGATGCAGCTCATTAAAAGCAGCTGGCACTTTACACACCTCATTGTTCAGAGGGAAATACAAAGAACAAATCTTATGCAACACAAAATTAACCAGATACGTTTTTATACTTATCCACTCTGAGGTGCAGTGGATCTGCACTCAGGAAGACCTGTACCATACAATCCATAGCATTACATTACTAGAATACAGTAGTTTTCTGTCCAAATTAATAATTCTTTCCCTCACCATATCTTTAGTGAGGAATCTATTGAATTATATCCATAAACTCCTGTTCACAGTTTGAGGCTCCTGGCCTTAACAGTATTTATCACTTGTAACAAAAATGTAAGTCCACATCTGATTTCAGTGGATTTACGCAAAAGCTGAATAAAATTCCTTTGTTgcttattaaaaggaaaaacctcCTAAAGGAAGTGATCACACAGTTCTTACAAGATAGCTGCTGTAAAATCCACCAACACTACAGTAAACAAGATTAAAGAGTAAATGAAGACATTGTCATGATTAGGCCCAAAGTTTATGCCTGACAATTAGAAGAATTACTGATATTTTCAGTGCAGCACTCAGAAcaggattaaaaagaaaagatgactAAATTATACAAATTTGCTAAATTTAATACAAAACAATCGCACTTGATGCATAATGATTCCTAGAATACTCTTTAGCCATGGAAGAGATCAGCTTCTTAATATGGAAGGGTATCTCCTATTAAATCAGAACACTCTCCATAAGTATACTAATATTATATTTTGGGGGGCAACACTGGAATTTTAAGTTGAAAACTAATTTCAGTTTTGCTGGCATGCAGTCATGCTACCAGTGCCATAACAGACAAATACCCAGGATGTCAGCAGGAGTACTGCTGTGCTTTCATGTGTGAAAGAGAGAAACATCTTCTCCTCTAAGACAAGCAGAACACCATGTTTCAATCCATCTAAGAACAGCAAGCAACTCTCCTAAGCATGCAATGAGGCAGAAGGCTGCTCTATGGCCAATTCCTGCAGTAAAGCTGTCAAAATTGTTTAGGAAGGAGGACAAGTGTTCTTTTCTGGAAGCACAGACACTTAACAGAGATAAGCACCAGCACCAAAGGATTTGGAGCAGCTGTTGACAAATTCACTGGACTGTGCCAAAAAGGGATGTCaaattccaaattatttttgtgtgccTCCATCTGATTTCCTGCCTATGCTGTTAACTCGCTTTACACCACTCTAATGTTTCCTAATTACTTTCCAGAACCATTTCTGAGGTGTTTAGGAGGCAGGAAAtacataattttctctttttgcaatcatatttcttttctgaattttagGATAAAATCTGTCTCCATGGGGAGGATCAACAATAGGCATAGGAAGCATCTCTCCAATAAGTGTATTTATTCAGGTAGGATTCCAAATGTCAGGAGAGAGGCCCTGCACTTACCTTTCATGTCCCAGGAGGACATTATTCAGATCTTCATTTACTTGTATTAGCTCAACAATTACATCTTCATTCTCCACTGTCACCAACAATTCCATGATCCTCTCCTGCATCATCCGACAGGTCTTGTACAATTTCTGCCCAaggcaagggaaggaaaaaaattaaaaattgtaaCTGTGGTCTCTCGGTGTGTCGGTTCTGGAGATGAATGATAAGACACTCAAGCACTATAGAATCACAGCGAACATTCCTTAATTTACACAAACCACACAGGTACCAACCACTGCAAATGGAACAATGTCCAAGTCCTTGATCTCTGCAATGCAGGGTCACAGCTCCCCGCACCACATCACTCCAACACAATCTCTACCTCTCGACCCACCTTCATTTCTAAAGATATATGTGTCTCTAAAGAGTAAATTACAAATTGCAAAATAACAGAGACCCCCTCCTGGCTGAAGCTGATTAAACTCAGCAGGATACTTGGACATAATCCTGTTCAATGTCTGCTTGAAGAAAAGACAATATTAGTCTAAAGGTCAGAAGTGCTCTGTGAAAATCTCAAGCTCCAACTATTCGTTTAAGTGGGAAGCTTGGATAAACTTAATCTATAGATTTTTGAGAAAGTAACACAAACCTTAAGAGAATCAGCAGATAGGAGAATTATGGGAGTTTATTAAGCAGAATTTTGCATTATTGCCTGGTGAAGTGGAAGACAGTCTGTTTATATTACTTCCCTCTGCAAACTCTGCATGTTCAAAGAAACAAATTCTTTAGCAACAGGAACTTTAACTCAGCCAACATTTTTGCTCCTTCATACAACATTGGCAAATGCAGGCTGGCTCTGCttaaagaaacaagaaaaaaacgAGGGGGGAAATGACTCTCTTTGCACACTACTATTCAGAAATTGCTTTGATATTCCAAGTGATCtgatttttcctcagaaaaataCAATACTTCATGTAaatcaattatttatttaaaaagaaatttgcaCCCCTTTTCTAAATCTGTGTCAGGATTGCAGAGTGCTCTACTTTTCAGTGCTGTAGCTTCACAGCCCAGGataaaacacacaaaactgtGTTCACCCTAATGTCtgtaattacatttaaaatctCCCCAACTGCACACTTTACTATGTGATTCATGTTTAAAATATGTGCATTTCTAAAGACTCCATTACAGACTGGCAAGTATCAATACTCAGCAGACAAGGAAATTGAGATACTAATTTCAGGCATGGATTTGTCTGAAAACTGGATTTTACAATGATGGAGTAACAGCTGGAATAACAGTCACCAGTAATTCCAATACATTTTGCTGATTCTTACCAGCTGCTGATCTGGACCCAAATTCCTGCACATCCATCCACTATTTGTTCATTATGTCTATTCACCATCCAGCACAAAAGTTTGTTACTCTTCTTGGCTGATCCTGAACTATTCTTTAACTACAGTTATTTATTGGCCAGCACATTATTTCCAGTGAAATATGATATCTTAAGCCTTGTCCAAAAGAGGGTGGGGAAAGAGAGGAGCCTGACCACTAATGACTATAAAGAACTGTAAACACTGATCAAGTTCACCTTGTTACAGTTTTTATTGAGGGACTCCAGATAATCTGAAGTACTAAAATCAATGTCTCCAACTCAGTCAAAGTCTAAACAAGCAGCTGTTTTATTAAAGGATTTTGTTCTCTGAGAACAGAAGTCCAATCCAAGCATTACGGGTAGTGCCACAAACAAAAAGAGAACATTAAGCATTGTTCAAGGAACAGGCTGGCCGTGCCTGATGTTTTACACCACTCCTTGCACAGgggaaaaagaacagaaagaacaaCAGTGAAAGGAATGAGTTTTCATTCACTCTCCTACATATGGAAACTCCACACCCTGTCGTCAACCTTTTGCCAACACTTTTAT
The genomic region above belongs to Ammospiza nelsoni isolate bAmmNel1 chromosome 19, bAmmNel1.pri, whole genome shotgun sequence and contains:
- the TOM1L1 gene encoding TOM1-like protein 1 isoform X2; amino-acid sequence: MCVENCGPRFQSLVVKKDFCKDKLVKLLNPRYNLPIDMQEKILTFIMVWARGFQGMVDVSEVKEVYLELLKKGVEFPSSDTSSGGSKVSPRPCAKSSPSSAIPAKRSFLPLPAGPTLLLTPEQIGKLYSELDMAKMNVRVMSSILKENVPGSENPDDMNLLQKLYKTCRMMQERIMELLVTVENEDVIVELIQVNEDLNNVLLGHERFSRNRVRFLENQRIQREREELYRKQPSAPSSDLLGLSIDSPSSGSAVLQRDPAVSPSANGLSAHPEDKTRSHPSIYPQLDSATPTKAHQSPFAAEAQNNSLSSPAGHTYSNVNIYSNLTTLLSPVPLNPISLQAGQIVPSNGPSPAATSKNKSQSPHYYEIMEFDPLAPTEAIYEEIDVVLKTEVKKNTD